The segment AGTCGACGTCGTAGTAGTTGTCTCAAGAAAACACTAAATGACAAGTAAAATTATTAGGGGTAACAAACGGACATGTGCTTCCTATTTAGGCCCTCCACGCAAAgtccgcaaaaaaaaaaaaaacgggaCAGAGTAGGACGGTCAAAGTTATAGATTCAAGCTTATTTATTAGGCCCACCCCGTTTAATAGCGGACATGCGGGCATGCCGACATGCCCGCTTCTCTCTTTgtaaaaaaactttttttccactcatgttataaattaaaaggatacatcattaataaaaaaatgtagaTAAAAAATACTTGCAGTAAATTGTATCAAAATAAGCACTATCATTATCCTATATTCAAATGCAATAATTAAATTCAACAATTAGTTCAACATAAGTTCAAGTTATACAGGCATCACATCAAAACCAATATAAGTAGTTCAAGTTCAACACCACAAATTAAACaccacaaattcaacaaaggaaTAGAACATGTTACAACATGTAAAACACTATGTTAATGCATTGTTGGCAGCATTTAACAGCAACATAAAATCATTTAACAACAATATTTAACAGCCTATTTAGCAAGGCCGGTCCCGACTCTTTGGAGGCCTTGGGCAAATAATAAAATGACCCCTAATAGATAATATAATTTTCCTTCATATTTTCAGCATCTAAATTATCATTTTCTGTAGCATTAACATTAGCATTTTCCTCCATATTTTCAGTAGAAATCATGTTTTCAATAATTCCAACATTAACATTTTGATTTTCATTAGGAATTTGTGGTTCTTTTATAATAAATTCATCAAGAGCTCCCGATTGAGATTAAGTTAACTCATTaagtcttttctttttcttacgCTTCTCATATCCAGAATCAAACTTTCTAATCTTAGGAGGCAtagaagaataataaaaaaaatttagaaccTGAAATTAAAATTGATCAATCCCGAAGAGTTGAAGTTGAACCAATAAATTTCACAACGTTGACGTTGAACCGATAAATTTCGCAACGTTGAAGTTGAactgataaataaaaaattaaaaaataattagtaaataaaattaacatttacTTGAAATTTAATTTGTATGAAGAATTTATACCAAttgaaaaataaacaataaataagaagaagaaattatcaattaaaaaagaaaaaaaattgaacaactaaccttgaattttgatttttgaattttatgtttcccttttgtttcaaagaagaagagaggagaaagtcactatttttctttttgttagaGAGAAAGAGGtgaatttttattaggttaatatttatctatatattaatattaagatttattagtttttgaaaaagaaaaaaaaaaaagtgtattgGTAACAAATTTAATGGCAAAGAGTGTATTGGTAACAAATTTAATGGCAATAATGATGGAAAATTGTTGCAAATTTGGTGTGGTACTCATCCACCAGCGCTTTGAGTACATTCAAATAGACAAAAAACCAACAAACAAAACTCGCTTGTGCACCCACCAGGACTCAATCCCGAATCCTTTCAATTACAAGCACACACACGCTTTGCTTCCGCTAGGCTAAAGTCACATATTTGTGTATATCTCAACCCAAAttctatatataaaatttaacgtTTTATTTATAAGGCCCATAACCAAAAATTTGAGGCCCTAttttttttgaggccctgggctgtgggcctggttgccctggcccagggccggccctgctaTTTAGCAGCATTTAACAGCGGTAGAACAACATTTAACAGCGGCAGAACATCATTTAACAGCAGCAAAATAGCAGGTTAGCATTTAACAGCAACATAATAGCATTTAACAGCAGCCAAACAGTATTTAACAACAGTAGATAAACATTTAACATCAGCAAAACACATATTAGCATTTATCAGCACTCAAACCaatttaacaaatgttataacagCATATCTGACAATATTTCAAGATGTTTAGCAACAGTTCAAAGCAGTTCAAAGTAGTAACATGTTAAAACAAGTTTAAAATTATAGCAAACTTAGTTTATGCCCGAGGGAAGCTCGTGACCGTGCCATGCCCGCCCCTTTTTTTTTTTACGGTGCAGGGCGAACATACTTAGATACGCGGGTTCAAAATTTAGGCTCGGTCCATCAAAAATGACGGGTAAAACGGACTTTCCCCGCGGGCCGAGcccgttttgtcacccctaaAAATTATCATATCCACACAAAAATTGTATTAACTTCAATAAAAAATAGAGTGTATTTGTGAATCTAACACGTGTGTGATAGCGGAACGTTGGGTGCATAGAGAATCATTGATTGTTTGagtgtttaattttaaatttgaaaactaGTAACTAGAATAGACAAAGATGATAAAAAGCGATAAAACCCCTCCTTTTGAATCATCTATTCTTATATGTGAGAATTTTTATGACTATTTCTATAACAAAGATGTGCATATATATAATTTCCAAttaattttgatgaagacaaagataTTATGTATGTATAATTGGCTGTTCGTTTTGATAATGGCAACTGATGACAATAATGATGATTGTCATGAAGACGATAAGTTCATAAGTCAAACGACTTTGCATGTTGATAGTTCTCTTAAAGAGTTCCTTGTGGCAATTGTCAAAAGGTTGTTGAATGTAATTGTCAAATAAATTTCTAATGACGATATTGATCTAGAAGAAGATATCTTAAACTCCATCAATCAGATTATTTAAAACTCTAGTGAAAGTGTTAATCAACATAGAATCAAACAAAGTAACTTAAAATATAGGTGTGAGAAAGTGTGAATATTTATCTGATCCTACTTTTAGCTTCTAATATAGATCATTGATGTCTTTTTTTGCTTGATCACCAAATAATTGATTTACAGTTTAAGATTATACAATTGTGGAATTCGTAAATGTTTGACTTAATGTAGTTTAGACATTGATGTAAAACCTTTAAATTAGTATATTTATGATATTcttatgtttaattttaatttcaaattcattAAGATATTAAGCATTATCTTATGACTAAAGATTTGAATATCTAAAAACATTAGGATTgattatattttagaaaattgaTAACAATAGAAATGATTAATTTAGAGATGACTATAATAATTCAAAAACGCGAACACTACTTTTAATTTAGAGATTACTTATCATCGTAATTTTTATGATGATAATtcatcataacaatcacgatGATAAGCGACGATGATGACATAGACCTATCCAATAAATTGATATTATTCATATTAAACTAGAATTAAAGAAATCGATGCAATGAAAGAATCATATCATTGAACCATATTTTATGTGTTAAAgagcaagaaatgaatgatgatagacatGCAATTCAGAAAATAATGGTTtgtttaagttggttttcaagaatagtttaattttcagattatatactctttcatcaatttgaatggttGTATTTCTTCAATGAGGTGTATGAAAAACAAGCAATCTACATAGTACATAATAAACTATTGGTACTTTTCACAACGGTTATCTAATGTAATCGTGATGAATTGTAATTTATGTTCCAAAATACCGTTGCTGAGAATAGAACCTGAGACCTTTAGGTCTATCACAACGGTTGAGTTAACTAACCGTTGTAATATCGTGCGCGCTTTCCCGAAACCTACAACAGTTCTTGGACCGTGATTGTAAGTAATGTATTTACAACAATACTCTACATAACAACGCCAGGACCTACGTGATTATATATCTTTTCCAAACattgttaaatatatttttcgtaGTAGTGGTTTATGAATAAAGAAACTCTCATGGTTTCTCTCAAAGTTCTTAACAAATAAGTATGTGGCTCTTCGTGAATATCCTAGATTTAATCAATGTATTTAAATTGACCAAATCACAATCAAGAATAATTAACTTGTTTTCCCTGAATGTTTCAACAACCTTTATAAAAAGACAAGAACGCGTTTAAATATGTGCTAGAGATAATACACAAAAAAGGTGAGATGAAATACAATATGTTTCGAGTCAAATTATTAGGTTGTGGTTTGAATCAAAGAAAGAATtatttgaatctaaggtagtaaaGTGAATAATttgttattttgatttgaatcatatGTTCGTGTCTGTGATTCAAGTCACACAAAGCATAATTCAAACTATAGTTAATTTTGAAGAACATTTTAATTTCCATGATTCGAATTAAATAGCCTATGTTTCGAGTCAATAAGtgttgtgattcgaatcacacactttcctttaaaaaaaattgagaagaaatTATTTCATATGAGGTAATTCACCTTGCAGAATCATATCTTAGTCTTCTAATGTATAAGTAAATAGTTGACCCAAAAATAAAATGCATCAATAATTCAAAATTTCAATTCacttataaaacaaaaaaatgacatcaacaaaatcatattataaacaaaaacaaatatgaaaaaaataaaattgtaacaaTTGTTGTTTCCAAATCATTTCAAAATGTTAAGATAAGCTAAATAATGTCTTTACAATAAGTGACATTGAATCTACATGCTAGAATATTCAAAAAAACCAACAATACTCACACTCGCAGAGCAAGTTTTATGTTAACAAAATGACACAAACAACAACTAGAGAACTTGCAGATACTAATACCTATGTGTTGCTGCATGTATTTCCCTCTAtgcaaatataataaaatgaagaTTATTAATCTAATACAAACCAGTCCATCCACCAAACCCAATATCAATGTCACTAAGTTGATCttcatattcatcatcatcttcatcttcatctctaccttcatctccagatctataattaaaaaaatatcgcTTTAGAAATAAATTAACACTTATATCTATACAATAAATATTTACAAGCCTGTCACTTGCTTGTATCTATCGGTAGATTAACAGGTATAATAAATCTATACAATAAATTGGATATCGCTTTACAATGatcaatatataattattttatagctTAATCAACCTAAGGTATTATCACATGTAATATTCACATAATGTGTTATTATAAAGATTTttaagaaacataaataaattatataaaataaaaaagaacttaCTTCCAATCAGTTGAAACCAAGCTTTCAACATAATCAACGGCCGTGAACCAGTCTATTAATTCATTTGAAATTCTAGTTCTCTTTACTGTCTTTTTCCTTTGATCATAAGTAATTACTGCGTCAATTTCGTCATATGCCAATATCAATGTATCTCCATCCTTAGAAACAAACAATGGCAACAATGGAATCTCACATTTCATGTATTCAACGTAAAAGAAATCATCTTCAATGGGAGGATTATTTATTTGAAGATTAAAATATTCAATTCTGAATAACTGAGACCAAGACTCGTGGACTCCAAACTCCTTCATTTGCCATACAACTAATTCAGTTTTATTAAAATCATGTGAAAAACAAAGACAATCCATCATAACCCGAAGAGATGGCTCAAGGCACGACACTTCATTAAAACCCTTAGGAAGCAAAAACTGTGTGTATGTCTCGGATGAAAGATCAAGAGAAACAATCACCAACTGTTTAACATCCGGAATGAAAGCTCTAAATCTTTCTCCATCAGACATGGATATGTAAGCACCGTGAATAGATAACCAATTAATAGTTCCACTCAAATGCACACCATCATTCCAAACAAGAGGAATCAAAGGAAAACTTTGAATATATCTCCAACAACTATCTCCTAAATTGAAAGCTCTCACCTTGCTTATCCATATATCGTCGTCGCTCTCAGCACCTTCATTTCTTTCGGTATGAAGCACTACTATCTTATAAGTTCCTGTTGAATAATCACAACCAAAACTAAACTTGAAAGGGCTAATTAAAGGCTCATTCTCGCAAAAAATTCCTAATTTTTCCGATATTGTCCTTGTTGCCGGGTTCCACAAACAAAACTTGTACTTGGTTTCTACATTTGTGATAGATTTGAAAAGCACACAGATCAATCCGTTGCAGGAACCGACAACTTCAGAAATACCCCATTTAAGACTTAGATAAATGTCACCGACAACAGTTATCGATTGGGTCTCAAGTAATCGTTGAACGGGTACCGATACCACACAAGTTAAAGGGCATTCAGGAATTGATAATACGAGGTGTGGATTTCGAGACGGTACCTCAAGGTGCCTTTTGGTAAAAGTTGAATCAAAGATGAAAGTATTCCAAGATTTGCTTACACACCTAAATCGCTGGATGTCTTTCACATTAAGTAGAGAGAGGATTTCTGTGATGAGCTCAAGTGGAATGAACATCTGCTTAAATGATATTCTAGACTGAAGTTGCCTCTTAAGTGGAAGAATATTCATTGGAGCAATTATATTGaagttaaaattataaaatcGTATTGGCAAAAGAGCAGGAAGAAGTGAGAACTGAGAAAAGAATAATGAAAATATGAAGGTAATTtcacataaatatatataaataaattgaacTTAAAAGTGCCTATGTATATATAAAGTAAAttcattaataaaattttaaaagtgtAAAAAACCGAATTaccattttttttttactaaaactgAACCGAATTACCATTTGTATAAAAATTCTTGACTATCCCTTAAAAATAATACATTACCAAATTATAATATGAGTTATATATGTTATAGATATAATACATGGAACAGAATTAAATTTAtataccaaattttatttatacatatatattttactatatatacatatatattactaTATATTCAGTTATGTTATAAATATAATACATGGAACAGAATTACATTTATATACCAAATTTATTTCTACATATATTTTctactatatatacatatatattactaTATATTCAGTTATGTTATAAATATAATACATGGAACAGAATTAAATTTATATACCAAAtttatttatacatatatattttactatatatacacatatatataattatctatataacactatatatatatatatatatatatatatatatatatatatatatatatatatatatatatatatatatatatatatatattactatatttatgtatatttctatattaatatatatatatatatatatatatatatatatatatatatatatatatatatatatatatacatatttataactatatatacacatatattactatatatatagtaatatatgtgtatatatagttataaatatgtatatatatatatatatatatatatatatatatatatatatttatatatatatatatatatatatatatatatatatatatatatatatatatatatatatatatatatatatatatatatataaattaatattattatatatacgtATATATTACTAACCGACGCTatagtttaattaatttgtttttgtaatttgcatgacttatttatttattatttattttttgtcaataattaattttaattaataaaacaattcaataagaactaatttttttaaaataatttagttactttatttattaaatcaatatatatatatatatatatatatatgtatatatataaatatatatatatatatatatatatatatatatatatatattaatatataaattataataataattactttCGATTTTATTTCATATGATTAAATCAATTCGtacattaatttatttatttactctagttattaatttatttagtttttcaattatttatttattactaattatcttatatgataaaataaataatgactaaaattaatttttctatttaatttcatattattaaattaattcaacta is part of the Vicia villosa cultivar HV-30 ecotype Madison, WI unplaced genomic scaffold, Vvil1.0 ctg.000045F_1_1_3, whole genome shotgun sequence genome and harbors:
- the LOC131622958 gene encoding F-box/kelch-repeat protein At3g23880-like, with product MNILPLKRQLQSRISFKQMFIPLELITEILSLLNVKDIQRFRCVSKSWNTFIFDSTFTKRHLEVPSRNPHLVLSIPECPLTCVVSVPVQRLLETQSITVVGDIYLSLKWGISEVVGSCNGLICVLFKSITNVETKYKFCLWNPATRTISEKLGIFCENEPLISPFKFSFGCDYSTGTYKIVVLHTERNEGAESDDDIWISKVRAFNLGDSCWRYIQSFPLIPLVWNDGVHLSGTINWLSIHGAYISMSDGERFRAFIPDVKQLVIVSLDLSSETYTQFLLPKGFNEVSCLEPSLRVMMDCLCFSHDFNKTELVVWQMKEFGVHESWSQLFRIEYFNLQINNPPIEDDFFYVEYMKCEIPLLPLFVSKDGDTLILAYDEIDAVITYDQRKKTVKRTRISNELIDWFTAVDYVESLVSTDWKSGDEGRDEDEDDDEYEDQLSDIDIGFGGWTGLY